The following is a genomic window from Malus sylvestris chromosome 12, drMalSylv7.2, whole genome shotgun sequence.
CCATTGAAATTCCGACAACAGACGAGCCCGCTTCAACAGATGACCCCCTATTCCAACGCTTCCTTCCTCCTACTCCTTTGCTTCTGAGAGAAAATCTCCATTTCTCAGCTCGCAAATTTTTCAACAAACACACCAACCGTAGCAATTGGTTATGCTCCACGGCACGAAATCCTCACCATTTTCTTGCTCACCAAATCAACACACCCACATTGAATTTCTGTCTGTTTTCTGTTCTTCTGCTTCAGCTGGGTTTTGGGTTGCTTTCTTTTGGTGGGTTTGATCAGATTTGATTGGATTTCATCTgggttttctctattttctcatctgggttttctttttctgagctgattctctctctatatttttcttgttcttccatGGTAGTCAGTGTAGCGAAATGGGGAGAGAAAACAATGGTATGAGAGCGTAATGAGATCTGTTTTCATGGGTTAGTTTCACTATCTTCAATCTGTATCTTTCTTTGGATTACCAATTTTAGagtttcttctctcttctgAGTGTCGAAAGTTTCTGCATTTTTGTGATGGAAATCTGTTCCGATCAGTGTTAGATTCTTTCGGCTTAATGCCGCGGTGTCGTTGTAATTCTCTCTAGTTTTCATGGTTTTCGATTTTTCGAGCATTGAATTTCTTGATTCATTGAATCCTTTGGGATTGGAATGACAATGGCCGAAAGGAATGCTTCTTCCCTCGCTGTCATTGCTCGGAAATCTTTGTTCTTCTTATTTATAGTTACATCAACACTCTTCATATTTTCTTGGTTCTTTGTGTTGCGTTCGACGAGCATGCCTCGCTTCATTGACCATAAACTGTTACCCAATTCCAAACTTAATGGCGTGATTGACAGCGGGAGTTCTGGTGGAAGTGAGAATCAAAAGGATGTCGAACCCTCAATTGGGAATCGAGCAATCCTTGTGGacaatgaggaagaagaaaagccaTCATCTTTTTCCCAAGAAAAAGAAGCGTCCCAAGCTAACAATGGAGTAAAATGTAACACCAATGAGAAGGTAGTTCTTCTCAAGGTGTTCATGTATGATTTACCCCCCGAATTTCATTTCGGACTCTTGAATTGGAAACCCGAAAGCAGTAGCGTTTGGCCAGATCTTCAAACTAAAATACCTGCTTATCCCGGCGCGTTGAATCTGCAACACAGTATAGAATACTGGCTGACATTGGATCTCCTTGCTTCTGAACTTCCCAACCCCCCAAATGCTCGTGCTGCAATAAGAGTGCGCAATGCTAGCGAAGCTGACATTGTTTTTATACCGTTCTTTTCTTCCTTAAGCTATAACCGATTCTCCAAGATAAACCCGCACGAGAAGAAGAGCAAAAATAAGGTGCTGCAAGATAAATTGGTTAAGTTTGTGACGGCTCAAAAGGAATGGAAGATGTCAGGGGGAAGAGACCACTTAATTGTGGCTCACCATCCAAATAGCCTTTTAGATGCGAGGATGAAGCTATGGCCTGCAACATTCATACTTTCGGACTTTGGGAGGTATCCTCCAAACTTAGCAAATGTGGAGAAAGATGTCATTGCCCCCTACAAGCATGTAATCAAATCCTATGTGA
Proteins encoded in this region:
- the LOC126593462 gene encoding probable arabinosyltransferase ARAD1, translating into MTMAERNASSLAVIARKSLFFLFIVTSTLFIFSWFFVLRSTSMPRFIDHKLLPNSKLNGVIDSGSSGGSENQKDVEPSIGNRAILVDNEEEEKPSSFSQEKEASQANNGVKCNTNEKVVLLKVFMYDLPPEFHFGLLNWKPESSSVWPDLQTKIPAYPGALNLQHSIEYWLTLDLLASELPNPPNARAAIRVRNASEADIVFIPFFSSLSYNRFSKINPHEKKSKNKVLQDKLVKFVTAQKEWKMSGGRDHLIVAHHPNSLLDARMKLWPATFILSDFGRYPPNLANVEKDVIAPYKHVIKSYVNDSSTFDSRPTLLYFQGAIYRKDGGFVRQELFYLLQGEKDVHFTFGSVKKDGVNKASQGMHTSKFCLNIAGDTPSSNRLFDAIASHCVPVIISDEIELPYEDVLDYSEFCIFVRTRDALKKNFLVNLTRNIGRDEWTRMWKRLQEVQKFYEFQFPSKEGDAVQMIWQAVARRVPAIRMKLHKSRRFSHSISREGKGVSRIPSPSNFW